Proteins from a genomic interval of Lolium perenne isolate Kyuss_39 chromosome 1, Kyuss_2.0, whole genome shotgun sequence:
- the LOC127316253 gene encoding G-type lectin S-receptor-like serine/threonine-protein kinase CES101 yields the protein MESYRTSIINKDDSYKRPHAKTESFAMDMVAARWFSLFGFSSLANATSNFSGVYKIGEGGFGRVYKKHLLVSSLLIYQGQLHGLQVAIKRCFVESSPERLSDFENEIKFIPKLQHRNIVKLQGYCIHRKERILVYEYMINKSLDKFIFGTRNRGSLSWDRLFAIIEGIAQGVVYLHLHSGLDIIHRDLKPSNILLDSQMNPKISDFGTARACPPDKSHKADVIAGTRGYMAPEYSNKGVFSGKTDVFSFGSLLLEMLTGKRNCTSYSIRERSYLSLHEYAWDMVFMEKAVENLVHPSLCDENPRRMKQMTRCAHIALLCVQEDPADRPSMWDVVLVLNGAAGAGLKTPKKPARHYGGKPRFGDLLRETRDRSKKTTTIVLR from the exons CACGATGGTTTTCTTTGTTTGGATTTTCTTCATTGGCAAATGCAACAAGTAACTTTTCAGGGGTATACAAGATTGGTGAGGGTGGATTTGGTCGTGTTTATAAG AAACATCTCTTGGTATCATCCCTATTAATTTACCAGGGACAACTTCATGGTCTTCAAGTTGCTATCAAGAGATGCTTCGTGGAATCTAGCCCAGAGCGTTTGTCGGACTTCGAAAATGAGATTAAGTTCATTCCGAAGCTTCAGCACAGGAACATCGTGAAGCTTCAGGGATACTGCATTCATCGAAAAGAAAGGATCCTAGTTTATGAGTACATGATAAACAAGAGCCTCGACAAATTCATATTTG GAACGAGAAACAGGGGGTCTCTAAGCTGGGATAGGCTGTTCGCGATAATTGAAGGTATAGCTCAGGGAGTCGTTTATCTTCACTTGCACTCAGGGCTAGATATTATCCACAGGGATCTCAAGCCCAGCAATATCTTGTTGGATTCTCAAATGAATCCCAAGATTTCTGATTTTGGCACAGCAAGAGCGTGTCCTCCCGACAAGAGTCACAAGGCAGACGTGATTGCAGGAACACG TGGTTACATGGCTCCCGAATATTCGAATAAAGGTGTTTTCTCAGGCAAGACGGACGTGTTTAGCTTTGGCAGCCTGCTTCTTGAGATGCTAACTGGAAAAAGGAATTGCACGTCATATTCGATCAGGGAAAGGAGTTACTTGAGCCTTCATGAATAT GCATGGGACATGGTATTCATGGAGAAGGCAGTGGAAAATCTGGTTCACCCTTCGCTATGTGACGAGAATCCTCGCCGAATGAAGCAAATGACGAGGTGCGCGCACATAGCTCTGTTATGCGTCCAGGAGGACCCAGCTGACCGGCCATCTATGTGGGATGTCGTTCTTGTGCTCAACGGAGCAGCAGGCGCAGGTCTGAAGACGCCGAAGAAGCCAGCCCGCCATTACGGCGGCAAACCAAGATTTGGGGACCTTCTGAGGGAAACCCGAGACCGGTCCAAAAAGACCACCACTATTGTCCTGCGATAG